From one Oncorhynchus clarkii lewisi isolate Uvic-CL-2024 chromosome 6, UVic_Ocla_1.0, whole genome shotgun sequence genomic stretch:
- the LOC139410798 gene encoding prostaglandin E synthase 2-like translates to MAAACARTLSKVGWHILESPPCRAGNIASLIPRVPLHGSSRAYRTGGAGFRSKLLFSTPLRGGRVLGCAFLFGGGLGLYQTIKLSVQHHLAEEDVKPSVGGLKLTLYQYKTCPFCSKVRAFLDYHGLPYEVVEVNPVMRKEIKWSTYRKVPIVMVNDDVQLNDSSLIISALKTRLMSKDKTISEILRCYPEMKAVNEKGKEVIEFNNKYWVMVNEAEGQTMYPEKDSRKEEIKWRKWADDWLVHLISPNVYRTTGEALASFDYIVREGKFGTYEGFFAKYVGAAAMFVISKRLKSRHNLQDDVRQDLYKAVNEWVVAIGKKRKFMGGDQPNLADLAVYGILRVMEGLEAWDDMMENTKVKSWYRRMETATKSHKGQTEPALNIDQH, encoded by the exons ATGGCAGCCGCCTGTGCGAGAACTCTCAGTAAGGTCGGCTGGCACATTTTGGAGTCTCCACCATGTCGTGCTGGGAATATTGCCTCCCTGATTCCAAGGGTCCCGCTACATGGATCGAGCAGGGCCTACAGAACAGGTGGTGCAGGATTCCGTTCCAAACTGCTTTTCAGCACACCTCTGCGCGGTGGCAGGGTCCTGGGGTGTGCGTTCCTGTTTGGAGGGGGGCTTGGCTTGTATCAAACAATAAAGCTCTCCGTCCAACATCACCTTGCTGAAGAAGATGTCAAG CCTTCTGTTGGTGGCCTGAAGTTGACCTTGTATCAGTACAAGACCTGCCCGTTCTGCAGTAAAGTGCGAGCTTTCCTAGACTACCATGGGCTTCCATATGAGGTTGTGGAGGTCAACCCCGTCATGAGGAAGGAAATCAAGTGGTCAACTTACAGAAAAGTGCCAATTGTGATGGTGAATGATGATGTG CAACTGAATGACTCCTCATTAATAATCAGTGCCTTGAAGACACGGTTGATGAGCAA GGATAAAACCATCTCAGAAATTCTGCGCTGTTACCCAGAGATGAAGGCTGTCAATGAGAAGGGGAAAGAGGTGATCGAGTTCAACAACAAGTACTGGGTGATGGTGAATGAAGCTGAAGGTCAGACAATGTACCCCGAGAAAGATTCCAGAAA GGAGGAGATCAAATGGCGTAAGTGGGCAGATGATTGGCTGGTGCACCTGATCTCGCCCAATGTTTACCGGACCACTGGAGAGGCCCTGGCCTCCTTTGACTATATCGTCCGTGAGGGCAAGTTTGGCACTTATGAGGGATTCTTTGCAAAGTATGTTGGAGCAGCTGCCATGTTTGTCATCTCAAAAAGACTGAAAAGTAG ACACAACCTGCAGGATGACGTGAGACAGGATCTGTACAAGGCAGTCAATGAGTGGGTGGTGGCCATTGGCAAGAAGAGGAAGTTCATGGGTGGAGACCAGCCCAATCTGGCTGACCTG gcagtgtatgggatCCTGAGAGTGATGGAGGGTCTTGAGGCCTGGGATGACATGATGGAGAACACCAAGGTGAAGAGCTGGTACAGACGAATGGAGACAGCTACAAAAAGCCACAAGGGCCAAACTGAACCTGCTCTAAATATTGACCAGCACTAG